AAGTAGGTTTACCAAGTAATACACTTAATAGAAATGGTATGACAAGCATCGCCCATGCACCATGTTGCTTCGGAATAACTAACTTCATTAACTATACATCTCCCCCTTGAAAAAAGTTCTCACCTACTATTATACAAATAATTTTATAGGATAACGGATGTATATTGGATCTATTTTTTGACAATAAAAAATGCTCCTTACAATATGTAAGAAGCATGAAAGAGGCAAACGAATATGTAAGTCGCGACCCTACCTTATATGAATATGCTTTTCTATGTCACCTTATGCTCATCTAATATACCGTATTTCTTTTTAAATCTTGTGAGGATCGTAATCCATGACGTACTAAATAACAGCAGGAAAATAACATTCGATATCGCATGACTAAGATCGAAAGAAAAACTTGCGACATAGTAAGCAATAACTGTTTCCCACGTTGCTTCCTGTACAAAACCAAGAAGACCCCATAAATTCATAATCCAGCCAAATAGAAATCCAACGGCAAATCCATATATGAGTCGTCCCCATAGTTTTTTCATCAAAAATGTATTTCGAAGTAATCCTGCTATAAACCCGATCATGCCCCAAGAGAACATTTGCCACGGAGTCCACGGACCTTGTCCTAAAAAAATGTTAGATACAATAGCCGCCGTTGCCCCAATCATAAAGCCAGTTTCACTCCCAAAAACAATTGCAGAAACGATAATGACAAAAGAAGTCGGTTGTACACTCGGTAAAATAGAAAATGGTACCCGGCTAACCGCTGCAATCGCCGCTAACACAGCAACGATAACAATTTCACGTGAAACAAACGCCTTCCTTTCAAAACGGACATAGAAAGGTAACATAATGATAGCTAATAAAAACAAACTACTTACCATGTAATACCCGTCCATAATAAGAGTCGTAAAGAGTAGTGTGCATATTACAACAGCAAAAATAAATATTATAAATGCAACATATCGTTTGGACACGCTTCGTACACATCCTCCCACGTTAATGCAAATGGCAACTCTCTACGGATGAATCTATTAATAGATGTTGTATAAAAGAAGTTACCACTAAAGAATTCTTTCGGAGCATCATTCATAATGACCTTCCCGTCAAATAACATCATGCACTGATCTACATACTTTGCTGCAAATTCAATATCATGCGTTGCCATTACAATTGTTGTACCTTCTTTTTGCAACTGTTTAAATAGCTCTCCTACTCTTTCCTTTTTCCATGGATCTAATCCCTTTGTCGGCTCATCCAGTAATAAGAAAGTTGGCTTTGACAATAACGTTGTACATAATGCGAGTAGTTGCTGCTCTCCGCCGCTACAATCATGTGGATGGCGCTCTTTAAGTGAATCTAACCAGAATTTTTCCAACATTTCTTCTGCTATTACTTTTCCCTCTTCGCCATATAATTCACGCGCACGCTCATAAACCTCTTCCCATACTGTATCAAATGTAAAATGATAGTACGGATGTTGCGATACGTACCCTATACTTTTAAATCGTTCTTTCGAATCAATTTTATGTATCACTTTTCCATTCCACTTTACCTTACCTCTTCTAG
This Bacillus mycoides DNA region includes the following protein-coding sequences:
- a CDS encoding ECF transporter S component, with product MSKRYVAFIIFIFAVVICTLLFTTLIMDGYYMVSSLFLLAIIMLPFYVRFERKAFVSREIVIVAVLAAIAAVSRVPFSILPSVQPTSFVIIVSAIVFGSETGFMIGATAAIVSNIFLGQGPWTPWQMFSWGMIGFIAGLLRNTFLMKKLWGRLIYGFAVGFLFGWIMNLWGLLGFVQEATWETVIAYYVASFSFDLSHAISNVIFLLLFSTSWITILTRFKKKYGILDEHKVT